ACCCCTTCATCGCCGCGCTGCCGCCGCAGGGCGAGTGACCGTCTAAGAGCCAAGCGGCCGCCCGCGAACGCGCCGCCTCGGTCCCGTACGGCCCGATCACCCCGATCACCGCCGCACGGGACCGAGGCGTTTGCCGCACCGTACGAAAGTGAGCCTGATTCCCGTGTCCGCAGTCTCCGACCGGCTCCCCACCTTCCCCTGGGACAAGCTGGAGCCGTACAAGAAGACGGCCGCCGCGCACCCCGACGGGATCGTCGACCTGTCCGTGGGCACCCCGGTCGACCCCGTGCCCGAGCTGATCCAGAAGGCCCTGATCGACGCGGCCGACTCCCCGGGCTACCCGACCGTCTGGGGCACCCCGGCACTGCGCGACGCGATCACCGGCTGGCTGGAGCGCCGCCTGGGCGCCCGCGGGGTCACCCACCGCCACGTCCTGCCGGTCGTGGGCTCCAAGGAACTGGTGGCCTGGCTGCCGACCCAGCTGGGCCTCGGCCCCGGCGACAAGGTCGCCCACCCGCGCCTCGCCTACCCCACGTACGAGGTCGGTGCCCGCCTGGCCCGCGCCGGCTACGAGGTCTACGACGACCCGCGCGACCTCGACCCCGCCGGCCTGAAGCTCCTCTGGCTGAACTCCCCGTCCAACCCCACCGGCAAGGTGCTGTCGAAGCAGGAGCTGACGGACATCGTCGCCTGGGCCCGCGCCCACGGCGTCCTGCTCTTCTCCGACGAGTGCTACCTGGAACTGGGCTGGGAGGCCGATCCGGTCTCGGTCCTGCACCCGGACGTCAACGGCGGCTCCTACGACGGCATCGTGGCCGTCCACTCCCTCTCCAAGCGCTCCAACCTGGCGGGCTACCGCGCGGCCTTCATCGCGGGCGACCCGGCCGTCCTCGGCCCGCTGCTGGAGATCCGCAAGCACGGCGGCATGATGACCTCGGCGCCGACGCAGGCGGCCGTCGTGGCGGCCCTGGGCGACGACGAGCACGTCCGCGTCCAGCGCGAGCGCTACGCCGCTCGCCGCGAGGCCCTGCGGGCGGCCCTGCTCGGCCACGGCTTCCGCATCGAGCACAGCGAGGCGAGCCTCTACCTCTGGGCCACCCGCGACGAGTCCTGCTGGACCACGGTCGCCCACCTCGCCGACCTCGGCATCCTCGTCGCCCCGGGCGACTTCTACGGCGAGGCGGGCGAACAGTTCGTACGAGTGGCGCTGACGGCGACGGACGAACGAGTCCAGGCGGCGGTGTCCCGCCTGACGGCCTGATCACCGGCGTACCGCCGTGCCGCGTACGGCACAAGGAAACGGGGTCCAGGGAAACTCCCTGGACCCCGTCGGCGGTCAAAGCCAGCCGCTCAGGCGAGCTGCTCAGCTGAGCGACGACAGCGCCCCGCCCGGCACCGACGGCAGCTGCGGCACCCCGGTCTTCGCGGCGTCCCCGACGACGCTCCCGGCCGTCCCGGCCGCCTGCCCCGCGGCGTTCTCGGCCACCGGCGTCGTCTTCTTCAGGGTGTTGCTGCCGGCCTTGGTCACGCCCGGCAGGGTCTTCCCGGCCGCCGTGCCGCCCGCGTTGGCCGCGACAGTGGTGGCGTTCTGCGCCGCATCGCCGACGGTGCTGCCGACGTTCGCCGTGTCCGGGGCGGTCAGGCCACCCGTGTTCGGGGTCGCCACCGGCAGGTTCGTGGCCGCACCGGCGGAGCCGGCCGCACCGACCCCGGCTGCCGCTCCCGCTGCGACAAGCAGCGCGGCACGGGCGATCCGGCGGGTCAGAGGGAGGGACATGATGCTCCATTCGACGGGAGAGAACGGTGTCTGTGTCCGGACCCGGCTCCGGGCTCGGACGCCGTGACTACCGCTCGAAACCCGCGAAGGTTGCGGACGCCCCAGGTAAAGAATGGATAACGCATCGCATTATCAGGTGGGGATAAAAACGGGCAAAGAACGTCTCCCGGAAATCCCGCAGAATCCTTACGGCCCTTGTTTTCCAAGGGATTCGAGAGACGGCGCGCGTCCCGCCCGGACAGTGCGCCCAGCCGGCGCCGCATCATCCGTCGGAGTGAGAACCCGTACTACTGTCCGGTCATGATCTGGACGGCCCCCGTGGAGCTCTCCGTACCGGCGGCCCCGTCCGACGCGGCCGGCTTCCACTGGCCGCCGCCGCTCCCGGCCGCCCACTCCCGGCCCGCGTACGTCACCCGCTGGATGTGCAGCGCCGAGGAGTTGGCCACGGCCCACTGCGCCAGCTGCCAGCCGCGCTCCCGCTCGCCACGCCCGATCGCATCGACCTTCG
The genomic region above belongs to Streptomyces sp. CG1 and contains:
- a CDS encoding bifunctional succinyldiaminopimelate transaminase/glutamate-prephenate aminotransferase, with the translated sequence MSAVSDRLPTFPWDKLEPYKKTAAAHPDGIVDLSVGTPVDPVPELIQKALIDAADSPGYPTVWGTPALRDAITGWLERRLGARGVTHRHVLPVVGSKELVAWLPTQLGLGPGDKVAHPRLAYPTYEVGARLARAGYEVYDDPRDLDPAGLKLLWLNSPSNPTGKVLSKQELTDIVAWARAHGVLLFSDECYLELGWEADPVSVLHPDVNGGSYDGIVAVHSLSKRSNLAGYRAAFIAGDPAVLGPLLEIRKHGGMMTSAPTQAAVVAALGDDEHVRVQRERYAARREALRAALLGHGFRIEHSEASLYLWATRDESCWTTVAHLADLGILVAPGDFYGEAGEQFVRVALTATDERVQAAVSRLTA
- a CDS encoding ATP-binding protein yields the protein MSLPLTRRIARAALLVAAGAAAGVGAAGSAGAATNLPVATPNTGGLTAPDTANVGSTVGDAAQNATTVAANAGGTAAGKTLPGVTKAGSNTLKKTTPVAENAAGQAAGTAGSVVGDAAKTGVPQLPSVPGGALSSLS